A single window of Candidatus Methanomethylicota archaeon DNA harbors:
- a CDS encoding ABC transporter permease, translated as MREFHGLYALWYREIKVFLREKSRILSSIVNPLLWMIAFGFGLGPSVSLNEIDYHKFIFPGILTMTVLFSSIFFGLYIVWDKKLDFFKEVIVAPLSRITLFLGKMLGGCTQVLLQVTFLIIFGIFIGLEYNWHSLLITIIILFFLAMAATSLGLSIGSQMNSFEGFGLIQSFIVMPLFFFSGALYPLENLPNWFFDIVRINPLSYVVDGIRGALFGLNHFLIIIDILITLIFTLITIIIGIVSFMRMRL; from the coding sequence ATGAGAGAGTTCCATGGTCTTTATGCACTTTGGTATAGAGAAATTAAAGTATTTCTTAGAGAGAAATCAAGGATATTATCTTCAATAGTTAATCCATTATTATGGATGATTGCTTTTGGTTTTGGTCTTGGACCTTCAGTTTCTTTAAATGAAATTGATTATCATAAATTCATATTTCCAGGAATATTGACAATGACTGTGCTTTTTTCATCAATATTCTTTGGTTTATATATAGTTTGGGATAAAAAATTGGACTTCTTTAAAGAAGTTATAGTTGCTCCATTAAGTAGAATTACATTATTTTTGGGAAAAATGCTTGGGGGTTGTACTCAAGTTTTATTACAAGTAACTTTTTTAATAATATTTGGAATATTCATTGGATTAGAATATAATTGGCACTCTTTATTAATTACTATTATTATACTATTCTTTTTGGCCATGGCTGCAACAAGCTTAGGTCTCTCTATTGGTTCTCAAATGAATAGTTTTGAAGGATTTGGATTAATACAAAGTTTTATAGTAATGCCTTTATTCTTTTTTTCAGGAGCGCTATATCCATTAGAAAATTTACCAAATTGGTTCTTTGATATTGTTAGAATTAATCCACTAAGTTATGTAGTAGATGGAATAAGAGGAGCATTATTTGGATTAAATCACTTTTTAATAATAATAGATATTTTAATAACACTTATATTTACATTAATAACAATAATAATTGGAATAGTAAGCTTCATGAGAATGCGCTTATGA
- the purB gene encoding adenylosuccinate lyase, which produces MPICPIDIGRYGSDEIKKIFDEENRLQKMLDVEATLVEVLAELGEIPKEGVDKIREKANVKIVTIEKVKLKEKKTHHDIMAMVEVLAEECGDYGKYVHWGATSYDIVDTAWAVIIKDALEIIEKKLRELRDILCNLALKYKNLIMVGRTHGQHAIPITFGFKLAIYAAEIGRSLERLKEMKKRVLVGKMSGAVGTMASFGEKGMEIEKKVMEKLGIKPAEISTQIVCRDRLAELICWAAILASSLDRMATEIRNLQRTEILEVAEGFDIKAQVGSSTMPHKQNPVDCEKVSGLAKVLRGFVITALENIPLWHERDLTNSSSERFIIPHTFIILDEMITTMNHVFTNIRVFPERMKKNLEITKGAILTEAVMMALAKKGLGRQKAHELLRRISIKAINEGTTIKEELLKNEEIIKYLTKEEVENLMKFENYLGKTYELIDRAISYAVNQ; this is translated from the coding sequence ATGCCAATTTGCCCAATAGATATTGGAAGATATGGTAGTGATGAAATTAAAAAAATATTTGATGAAGAAAATAGATTACAAAAAATGCTTGATGTAGAAGCCACATTAGTAGAAGTATTAGCAGAATTAGGTGAAATACCAAAAGAAGGAGTAGATAAAATAAGAGAAAAAGCTAATGTGAAAATAGTAACTATTGAAAAAGTTAAGTTAAAAGAAAAGAAAACTCATCATGATATTATGGCAATGGTTGAAGTACTTGCTGAAGAATGTGGAGATTATGGAAAATATGTACATTGGGGGGCTACGAGTTATGACATAGTAGATACAGCATGGGCTGTTATAATTAAAGATGCTTTAGAAATTATTGAAAAAAAACTTAGAGAATTAAGAGATATACTCTGTAATTTAGCATTGAAATATAAAAATTTAATAATGGTAGGAAGAACACATGGTCAACATGCTATTCCAATAACATTTGGATTTAAATTGGCTATTTATGCAGCAGAAATAGGAAGAAGTTTAGAGAGATTAAAGGAAATGAAGAAAAGAGTTTTAGTTGGAAAAATGAGTGGAGCTGTAGGAACAATGGCAAGTTTTGGAGAAAAAGGCATGGAAATTGAGAAAAAAGTTATGGAAAAATTAGGCATTAAACCAGCTGAAATTTCAACTCAAATAGTTTGTAGAGATAGATTAGCCGAGCTTATATGTTGGGCGGCTATTTTGGCATCTAGCTTAGATAGAATGGCAACTGAGATTAGAAATTTACAAAGAACAGAAATTCTTGAAGTAGCAGAAGGTTTTGATATAAAAGCACAAGTAGGAAGTAGTACAATGCCACATAAACAAAATCCTGTAGATTGTGAAAAAGTTTCAGGATTAGCAAAAGTTTTAAGAGGCTTTGTTATAACTGCACTTGAAAATATACCTTTATGGCATGAAAGAGATTTAACAAATTCTAGTAGTGAAAGATTCATTATCCCACATACTTTTATAATATTGGATGAGATGATTACAACAATGAATCATGTATTTACTAATATTAGAGTTTTTCCTGAAAGAATGAAGAAGAACTTAGAAATTACAAAAGGAGCTATTTTAACTGAAGCTGTAATGATGGCGCTTGCAAAAAAAGGTTTGGGAAGACAAAAAGCTCATGAACTTTTAAGAAGAATTTCAATAAAAGCAATAAATGAAGGTACTACAATAAAAGAAGAATTATTAAAAAATGAAGAGATAATTAAATATCTCACTAAAGAAGAAGTTGAAAATTTAATGAAATTTGAGAACTACTTAGGAAAAACTTATGAACTTATAGATAGAGCAATAAGTTATGCAGTTAATCAATAA
- a CDS encoding UPF0280 family protein, whose product MMIEIYYRIEESKGIIKCDCIEGIKKAFMAIKHHRKILEDYISNNPIFKFALTPIEVEENAPLIIKKMVEYSKIARVGPMASVAGVLADLALNAAISEKCKNIMVENGGEIAIIWDKEIKVGIANSSIVLKIKPEDMPIGIATSSGKYGHALSFGRADNVTVIADNAGMADAAATAICNATKGGDYEAIKRGLEKAKEIKSIRGVIILIGKLIGILGNIPEIVYIQRGKYGEII is encoded by the coding sequence ATGATGATAGAAATTTATTATAGAATAGAAGAATCTAAAGGAATAATTAAATGTGATTGTATAGAAGGTATTAAAAAAGCTTTCATGGCAATTAAACATCATAGAAAAATACTTGAAGATTACATATCAAATAATCCAATTTTTAAATTTGCACTTACACCTATAGAGGTTGAAGAAAATGCTCCATTAATAATTAAAAAAATGGTGGAATATTCAAAAATAGCAAGAGTTGGACCAATGGCATCAGTAGCAGGAGTTTTAGCAGATTTAGCATTAAATGCTGCTATAAGTGAAAAATGTAAGAATATAATGGTGGAAAATGGAGGAGAGATTGCAATTATTTGGGATAAGGAAATCAAAGTTGGTATTGCAAATTCTTCCATAGTATTAAAAATTAAGCCAGAGGATATGCCAATTGGTATTGCAACAAGTTCTGGAAAATATGGGCATGCATTAAGCTTTGGTAGAGCAGATAATGTTACAGTAATAGCAGATAATGCAGGAATGGCAGATGCTGCAGCAACAGCAATTTGCAATGCTACAAAAGGAGGAGATTATGAAGCAATAAAAAGAGGATTGGAAAAAGCAAAGGAAATAAAAAGTATAAGAGGGGTAATAATCTTAATAGGAAAATTAATAGGAATTTTAGGGAATATACCAGAAATTGTATATATTCAGAGGGGAAAGTATGGAGAAATTATTTGA
- a CDS encoding ECF transporter S component: MNKTKKITYTSMMIALAVVLRLMKHLILGSLQFINFPAIFTILGGILLGPIPGMTIGFASYLISDMFLLPGLWTVVNSFLMALVGFLCGIFLRKASKTGIAIGAFLLIFCFDVMNSWLLYVIIGFDWLYAFIIAIVGLFLPAGGGFLYGVGPITEAITILVTLGLINVIKRNGLEFR; this comes from the coding sequence ATGAATAAAACAAAAAAAATAACATATACGAGCATGATGATTGCATTAGCAGTAGTATTAAGATTAATGAAGCATTTAATTTTGGGATCATTACAATTCATAAATTTTCCTGCAATATTTACAATTTTAGGAGGGATTCTTTTAGGTCCAATTCCTGGAATGACAATAGGATTTGCTTCTTACTTAATATCAGATATGTTTTTATTACCAGGATTATGGACTGTAGTAAATTCATTTTTAATGGCATTGGTTGGATTCTTATGTGGAATTTTTTTAAGAAAAGCAAGCAAAACAGGAATTGCAATAGGAGCTTTTTTACTCATATTTTGTTTTGATGTAATGAATTCTTGGTTATTATATGTTATAATAGGTTTTGATTGGCTTTATGCATTTATAATAGCAATTGTAGGCTTATTTTTACCAGCAGGTGGTGGATTTCTTTATGGTGTTGGTCCAATTACAGAAGCAATTACAATATTAGTTACATTAGGATTAATAAATGTAATAAAAAGAAATGGATTAGAATTTCGTTAA
- a CDS encoding methanogenesis marker 16 metalloprotein, which produces MKSINEINEKIKKGEAIVLTANEFCDMIRRKESVKDVDVITSATCGIMSGTMAIFSFKIAEKGEFYKAKAVWMNGIPTFPGPCPNERIGIVDVILYGTARSVYKPEKYGGGALIQDLLYNKNIKVEVETEDGKYFNKEIELKDMIYAKLITTRSCFKNYMAFINPLPTIVKTIFSVKGLIGPYKMATVSGCGELNPLEKDPLLRTIGIGTKLLINNALGYVIGTGTRATKDRPNLSICSEIKEMSPEFIGQFITSAGPEIYNSIAIPIPIIDNDILKNTMKLDEEIDLPIANVNDRNIIGYSNYGAVWQGVDLEINYNKEKCISCEISPCPVSVYCPTEAFNEKEYKKYKCFECGACTWLCPKGAFNAKLGIIKLNDIEIPIMLRQSCRKKAENLANKLKILIEKGEFLLKEACERLGVL; this is translated from the coding sequence TTGAAATCCATTAATGAAATTAATGAAAAAATCAAAAAAGGAGAGGCTATAGTATTAACTGCTAATGAATTTTGTGATATGATAAGGAGAAAAGAAAGTGTAAAAGATGTAGATGTAATCACTAGTGCTACATGTGGAATTATGAGTGGGACAATGGCAATATTTTCATTTAAAATTGCAGAAAAAGGAGAATTTTATAAAGCTAAAGCAGTCTGGATGAATGGAATTCCTACTTTTCCTGGTCCGTGTCCAAATGAACGAATAGGAATAGTAGATGTAATATTATATGGTACTGCAAGAAGTGTATATAAACCAGAAAAATATGGTGGTGGTGCTTTAATTCAAGATTTACTTTATAATAAAAATATAAAAGTAGAAGTTGAAACAGAAGATGGTAAGTATTTTAATAAAGAAATTGAATTAAAAGACATGATTTATGCTAAATTAATAACTACAAGAAGTTGTTTTAAAAATTATATGGCTTTTATTAATCCTCTTCCTACAATTGTTAAAACAATTTTTTCAGTAAAAGGACTTATCGGTCCTTATAAAATGGCTACTGTTTCAGGTTGTGGTGAATTAAATCCATTAGAAAAAGATCCTTTATTAAGAACAATAGGAATTGGTACAAAATTATTAATTAATAATGCTTTGGGTTATGTTATTGGAACTGGTACTAGAGCTACTAAAGATAGACCTAATTTATCAATATGTAGTGAAATTAAAGAAATGTCGCCTGAATTTATTGGTCAATTCATAACTTCAGCAGGTCCAGAAATTTATAATTCCATAGCCATACCAATACCAATAATTGATAATGATATTCTTAAAAATACTATGAAATTAGATGAAGAAATTGATTTACCAATAGCTAATGTTAATGATAGAAATATAATAGGTTATAGCAATTATGGTGCTGTTTGGCAAGGAGTTGATTTAGAAATAAATTATAATAAAGAAAAATGTATAAGTTGTGAAATTTCACCATGTCCAGTTTCAGTATATTGTCCTACTGAAGCTTTTAATGAAAAAGAATATAAAAAATATAAATGCTTTGAATGTGGAGCTTGTACATGGCTTTGTCCTAAGGGAGCATTTAATGCTAAACTTGGAATTATAAAATTAAATGATATTGAAATACCAATAATGCTTAGACAATCATGTAGGAAGAAAGCAGAAAATCTTGCTAATAAATTAAAAATACTTATTGAAAAAGGAGAATTTTTATTAAAAGAAGCATGTGAAAGGTTGGGAGTATTATGA
- a CDS encoding DUF4430 domain-containing protein — MKIWKASSIIFLIWAIIATTISVNYYQLSQNQENIIKSLQAIISETSLKVDIAISYGNGTIIWHNNTYLPIGSSLFNATQKLCKIKYTVFPYGIYITSINNVSEDPSAGKFWIWYIWSSNKWEMGPVGADQYILKNGDILKWELTKF, encoded by the coding sequence TTGAAAATTTGGAAAGCATCTTCTATAATATTCTTAATTTGGGCAATTATTGCAACAACAATTTCTGTAAATTATTATCAATTATCTCAAAATCAAGAAAATATAATAAAAAGTCTTCAAGCAATAATATCAGAGACTTCTTTAAAAGTAGATATTGCCATAAGCTATGGTAATGGAACAATAATATGGCATAATAATACCTATCTTCCAATAGGTTCTTCATTATTTAATGCTACACAAAAACTTTGCAAAATTAAGTATACTGTATTTCCTTATGGAATCTATATAACTTCAATAAATAATGTATCTGAAGACCCCTCAGCTGGGAAATTTTGGATTTGGTATATCTGGTCTTCAAATAAGTGGGAAATGGGTCCAGTAGGTGCTGATCAATATATACTAAAAAATGGTGATATACTAAAGTGGGAATTAACGAAATTCTAA
- a CDS encoding ATP-binding cassette domain-containing protein: MIIKTFGITKRFKKILAVDHIDLTIEEGEIFGLLGPNGAGKTTLLMMLATLIKPTEGTAKINGYDILENSKEVRKSIGVVFQVSTLDDLLTGWENLYLHSLMYGVPANMRKTRIEEVLDLVGLRERSKDLVKTYSGGMKRRLELARGLLHKPKILLLDEPTLGLDPQTRVSIWDYIKKLSKEEGVTILITTHYMEEADILCDRIAIIDKGKIKALDSPRNLKMKIGKGMIKAITNNPNIKELKKLPYVNDIEVNGNEVKVYLSEVGIHAQEILEKLGETSYIELREPTLNDVFLQLTGREIKHEEPEDLENKYIRSMK, encoded by the coding sequence TTGATAATAAAAACTTTTGGAATAACAAAAAGATTTAAGAAAATATTAGCTGTTGATCACATAGATTTAACAATTGAAGAAGGTGAAATTTTTGGTTTACTTGGGCCTAATGGTGCTGGTAAAACTACTTTACTTATGATGTTAGCAACATTAATAAAACCAACAGAAGGTACAGCAAAAATAAATGGTTATGATATCTTAGAAAATTCAAAAGAAGTAAGAAAATCCATAGGAGTGGTGTTTCAAGTTTCAACATTAGACGATTTACTAACTGGTTGGGAGAATCTCTATCTACATTCTCTTATGTATGGAGTACCAGCTAATATGAGAAAAACAAGAATTGAAGAAGTATTAGACTTAGTAGGATTAAGAGAAAGAAGTAAAGATCTTGTAAAAACTTATTCTGGTGGAATGAAGAGGAGACTTGAATTAGCAAGAGGATTACTCCATAAACCAAAAATATTACTATTAGATGAGCCTACTCTTGGCTTAGATCCTCAAACAAGAGTAAGTATTTGGGATTATATTAAAAAATTATCAAAAGAAGAAGGTGTTACCATATTAATAACAACACATTATATGGAAGAAGCAGATATTCTTTGTGATAGAATTGCTATAATAGATAAAGGAAAAATAAAAGCATTAGACAGTCCTAGAAATCTTAAGATGAAGATAGGAAAAGGAATGATTAAAGCAATAACAAATAATCCAAATATAAAAGAATTAAAAAAATTGCCTTATGTAAATGATATAGAAGTTAATGGTAATGAAGTTAAGGTATATCTCTCAGAAGTTGGAATTCATGCTCAAGAAATTTTGGAAAAGCTCGGAGAAACTTCTTATATAGAACTTAGAGAACCAACACTTAATGATGTTTTTCTTCAATTAACAGGAAGAGAGATAAAACATGAAGAACCAGAGGATTTGGAAAATAAGTATATTAGGAGTATGAAATAA
- a CDS encoding rubredoxin translates to MEKWVCTVCGYIYDPEKGDEVNGIPPKTPFEALPDTWTCPVCGVPKDMFQKL, encoded by the coding sequence ATGGAAAAATGGGTATGTACTGTATGTGGATACATTTATGATCCTGAAAAAGGCGATGAAGTTAATGGAATACCCCCAAAAACTCCTTTTGAAGCTCTTCCTGATACCTGGACTTGTCCTGTATGTGGTGTACCCAAGGATATGTTTCAAAAATTATAA
- a CDS encoding Mrp/NBP35 family ATP-binding protein codes for MINKDDIIKILRNVIDPELKMDIVEANMIRDIEINENKVKITIALTSPSCPLADRIENEIINNVKNLSGVDEVEVIKTTMSEDEVRKLFDKVKYRRIIQKFPKKNIKRIIAVLSGKGGVGKSSVTALLATELSRRKLKVGILDADVTGPSIPKIFGVKSMPYVLEGKIIPPISKTGIKIMSMNLIIVNEELPVIWRGPLVSNVISQFYMDVDWGELDYLIIDLPPGTSDAQLTVMQSLPLDGVIIVTSPQELAGIIVSKAVNMSMMLGVSIIGVIENMSYIKCPNCGEEIRLFGPSKGKIFAEKINAKFLGSIPIDPELSNACDNGIIEDYNNEEVHKIIEKIVDMII; via the coding sequence ATGATAAATAAAGATGATATAATAAAAATCCTAAGAAACGTCATAGATCCTGAACTTAAAATGGATATTGTTGAAGCAAATATGATAAGAGATATTGAAATTAATGAAAATAAAGTTAAAATTACAATTGCTTTAACTTCTCCTTCTTGTCCATTAGCTGATAGAATAGAGAATGAAATAATTAATAATGTAAAGAATTTAAGTGGAGTTGATGAAGTTGAAGTAATAAAAACTACAATGAGTGAAGATGAAGTAAGAAAATTATTCGATAAAGTAAAATATAGGCGAATTATTCAAAAATTTCCAAAAAAGAATATAAAAAGAATAATTGCCGTACTTTCAGGAAAAGGTGGAGTTGGTAAATCTTCAGTTACTGCTCTATTAGCTACAGAATTATCAAGAAGAAAATTAAAAGTTGGAATTTTAGATGCTGATGTTACTGGACCAAGTATTCCAAAAATTTTTGGAGTAAAATCCATGCCTTATGTATTAGAAGGTAAAATTATTCCTCCTATATCAAAAACTGGAATAAAGATTATGTCAATGAATTTAATAATAGTTAATGAAGAATTGCCAGTAATATGGAGAGGCCCTCTTGTAAGTAATGTTATTTCTCAATTTTATATGGATGTGGATTGGGGAGAATTAGATTATTTAATAATCGATCTTCCTCCTGGAACAAGTGATGCTCAATTAACAGTTATGCAATCATTACCTTTGGATGGAGTAATTATTGTTACTTCACCTCAAGAACTTGCAGGTATTATAGTAAGTAAAGCTGTTAATATGTCTATGATGCTTGGTGTTTCAATAATTGGAGTAATTGAAAATATGTCATATATTAAATGTCCAAATTGTGGAGAAGAAATAAGATTGTTTGGTCCTTCAAAAGGAAAAATATTTGCAGAAAAAATTAATGCAAAATTCTTAGGTTCTATTCCAATTGATCCAGAATTGTCTAATGCTTGTGATAATGGTATTATTGAAGATTATAATAATGAAGAAGTTCATAAAATAATTGAAAAAATAGTTGATATGATCATTTAA
- a CDS encoding TFIIB-type zinc ribbon-containing protein — protein sequence MKCPLCNSNKLFQNYEEIICGNCGLVINDQPYEININLKNPLITTLISKTNKDGKGNLLEKTQWIRAVKLRKMHKICKIINYEERVLSKALIEINKIVSLLNIPSFVKDTAINIFSNIRKIKNRLPINATIIASLYAACKIHKIPRTIDEFCSSKKEKHDVWRVYRYMVINGLVKNGISNPEIYVSRICNLLGVKTEVLMKSYEIIKKARDLGIINGKSPYKFAVASVYYAMQELGYNYCKSKVAKITGVSEYTIRKIVKSLKDI from the coding sequence ATGAAATGCCCACTATGCAATTCCAATAAATTATTTCAAAATTATGAAGAAATTATTTGTGGTAATTGTGGATTAGTTATTAATGATCAACCATATGAAATAAATATTAATTTAAAAAATCCATTAATTACAACATTAATAAGTAAAACAAATAAAGACGGAAAAGGAAATCTTCTTGAAAAAACTCAATGGATAAGAGCAGTTAAGCTTAGAAAAATGCATAAAATTTGTAAAATTATAAATTATGAAGAAAGAGTTTTATCAAAAGCATTAATAGAAATTAATAAAATTGTTTCATTGCTTAATATTCCAAGTTTTGTTAAAGATACTGCCATAAATATTTTTTCTAATATTAGAAAAATTAAGAATAGACTTCCAATTAATGCAACTATAATTGCTTCATTATATGCAGCTTGTAAAATACATAAAATACCTAGAACTATTGATGAATTCTGCTCTTCTAAAAAAGAAAAACATGATGTTTGGAGAGTATATAGATACATGGTAATAAATGGTTTAGTAAAGAATGGAATATCTAATCCTGAAATTTATGTTTCAAGAATTTGTAATCTTTTAGGAGTAAAAACTGAAGTTTTAATGAAAAGTTATGAAATTATTAAAAAAGCAAGAGATTTAGGCATTATTAATGGAAAATCTCCATATAAGTTTGCAGTAGCAAGTGTTTATTATGCAATGCAAGAATTAGGATATAATTATTGTAAATCAAAAGTTGCAAAAATTACAGGTGTTTCAGAATATACTATAAGAAAAATTGTGAAAAGCCTAAAAGATATATAG
- the mvk gene encoding mevalonate kinase: MKVIFSAPGKITIFGEHAVVYGKPAVVGSINKRVYVTMEKRSDDFIKITSNDLNFRGLSIKIGNKIEVEASDKILEPLKYVIKAIEITSEYIKEKSGVNVYINSEMPIGAGLGTSAAISVATLAAYSYTLGHELNLNEIAKLGHAVELSVQGIASPMDTTITTFGGIIWLMPNIGFEQLNPTIEMPFILGYVKREESTAKMVKKIKELREKNEKIIEMIMSSIGVIAEEGKLAILKGDLEKLGLLMNINHGLLESLGVSTKLLNDMVYASRSAGALGAKLTGAGGGGCIIALSPNKKREISLAIRLVGGIPMEIQLSKEGLKKHNP, from the coding sequence ATGAAAGTAATTTTTTCTGCTCCTGGAAAAATTACAATATTTGGCGAACATGCTGTAGTATATGGAAAACCAGCAGTAGTAGGAAGTATAAATAAACGAGTATATGTAACTATGGAAAAAAGAAGTGATGATTTTATTAAAATAACATCAAATGATTTAAATTTTAGAGGATTATCAATTAAAATAGGAAATAAAATAGAAGTTGAGGCAAGTGATAAAATTTTAGAACCATTAAAATATGTAATTAAAGCTATAGAGATTACATCTGAATATATTAAAGAAAAATCAGGAGTAAATGTTTATATTAATTCAGAAATGCCAATTGGAGCAGGATTAGGAACTTCAGCAGCAATTTCTGTTGCTACCTTAGCTGCTTATTCTTATACTCTTGGTCATGAACTAAATTTAAATGAAATTGCTAAATTAGGTCATGCTGTAGAACTAAGTGTTCAAGGAATTGCAAGTCCTATGGATACTACTATTACAACTTTTGGTGGAATAATTTGGCTAATGCCTAATATTGGATTTGAACAATTAAATCCTACTATTGAAATGCCCTTTATTTTAGGCTATGTTAAAAGAGAAGAATCAACTGCAAAAATGGTGAAAAAAATAAAGGAACTTAGAGAAAAAAATGAGAAAATTATTGAAATGATAATGAGTTCTATTGGAGTGATAGCTGAAGAAGGTAAATTAGCAATATTAAAAGGAGATTTAGAAAAATTGGGGTTATTAATGAATATAAATCATGGTCTTTTAGAATCATTAGGTGTTTCAACAAAATTACTAAATGATATGGTTTATGCTTCTAGAAGTGCAGGTGCTTTAGGTGCAAAATTAACTGGTGCTGGAGGAGGAGGATGTATTATAGCATTATCTCCTAATAAAAAGAGAGAGATTTCACTAGCCATAAGATTAGTTGGAGGAATACCAATGGAAATTCAATTATCAAAAGAAGGATTAAAAAAACATAATCCGTAA
- a CDS encoding NAD(P)H-hydrate dehydratase has protein sequence MDPEDIRAIDENAEFFGLSRLQLMESAGKSVADSLIKRMNLNGKNILILAYIGNKGGDGFVAARYLSYYGANVNVILLSKPELISTEESKRNFSILEKLSSVAIYYAPIPLDVFSLKELFDSADVIIDAMLGTGARGEPKEPIKTAIELSNQSKAFKVSIDIPSGIDAKTGSIYKTVFKADLTITHHRPKSGLLCEIAKPFVGELEIANIGIPCDFEFYVGPGDLKIAIKKRNPFSHKGDNGRILVIGGSYKFTGAPALTAMAALRTGIDLAIIAVPSSIANAIRSYSPDLIVLPLPSKDVLDQESIEVIKNESKRVDAIIIGMGLGLEESTISTVNEIIKYLNDMEKPLVIDADALKALGRIREELKFKKAVLTPHAGEFYLLTGEPLPNESSLGWKSRVNIVMKWASKFNATILLKSRYDIITDGNRFKIKIIGNPGMTVGGTGDVLAGIVGAFLSRGISPFRAATAASFLNSYIGDLLEAEIGHHYTASDIVNKIPEVIKKFE, from the coding sequence ATGGATCCAGAAGACATAAGAGCAATTGATGAAAATGCAGAATTCTTTGGACTATCTAGACTCCAACTTATGGAGAGTGCTGGAAAAAGTGTTGCAGATTCTCTTATAAAAAGAATGAATCTTAATGGAAAAAATATACTAATACTTGCCTATATTGGAAATAAAGGTGGAGATGGATTTGTAGCTGCAAGATATTTATCTTATTATGGTGCTAATGTTAATGTTATATTACTTTCTAAACCTGAATTAATTTCTACAGAAGAATCTAAAAGAAATTTCTCAATTTTAGAAAAACTTTCATCAGTAGCAATTTATTATGCTCCTATTCCTTTAGATGTTTTTTCATTAAAAGAATTATTTGATTCTGCAGATGTTATAATTGATGCAATGCTTGGTACAGGAGCGAGAGGTGAGCCTAAAGAGCCTATAAAAACAGCGATTGAACTTTCTAATCAATCAAAAGCATTTAAAGTTTCTATAGATATTCCAAGTGGGATAGATGCAAAAACTGGCTCTATTTATAAAACAGTATTTAAAGCTGATTTAACAATAACACACCATAGACCAAAATCTGGTTTATTATGTGAAATTGCAAAACCTTTTGTTGGAGAATTAGAAATAGCAAATATAGGAATACCTTGTGATTTTGAATTTTATGTTGGTCCAGGAGATTTAAAAATTGCTATTAAAAAAAGAAATCCTTTTTCACATAAAGGAGATAATGGAAGAATTCTTGTTATTGGTGGCTCTTATAAATTTACAGGAGCGCCTGCTTTAACAGCAATGGCAGCATTAAGAACTGGAATAGATTTAGCAATTATTGCTGTACCATCTTCAATAGCAAATGCAATTAGGTCTTATTCTCCAGACTTAATAGTTTTGCCTCTACCATCTAAAGATGTATTAGATCAAGAATCAATTGAAGTTATTAAAAATGAATCAAAGCGTGTTGATGCTATTATTATTGGAATGGGATTGGGATTAGAAGAATCAACAATTTCTACAGTAAATGAAATTATTAAATATTTAAATGATATGGAAAAACCACTTGTAATAGATGCTGATGCACTTAAAGCATTAGGTAGAATAAGAGAAGAATTAAAATTTAAAAAAGCAGTTTTAACACCTCATGCTGGTGAATTTTACTTACTTACTGGAGAACCCCTTCCTAATGAAAGTTCTTTAGGATGGAAAAGTAGAGTAAATATTGTTATGAAATGGGCTTCAAAATTTAATGCTACTATACTATTGAAATCACGTTATGATATAATTACTGATGGTAATAGATTTAAAATTAAAATAATTGGAAATCCTGGTATGACTGTTGGTGGTACTGGTGATGTTTTAGCTGGTATAGTTGGAGCTTTTCTTAGTAGAGGTATAAGTCCTTTTAGAGCTGCTACAGCAGCATCTTTCTTAAATTCTTATATAGGAGATTTATTAGAAGCAGAAATAGGGCATCATTATACTGCAAGTGATATTGTAAATAAAATACCTGAGGTCATAAAAAAATTTGAATAA